A single genomic interval of Camelina sativa cultivar DH55 chromosome 11, Cs, whole genome shotgun sequence harbors:
- the LOC104722849 gene encoding uncharacterized protein LOC104722849 — protein sequence MGNCIGTKTSCSGDECESLNKKRRRRSTAVFHDDDEDGEKLLGETSSEMSSSSSTSFGRREIKIRMTKKELEDLMRNIGLKGLTAEEILSKLIFDGGDQIGFSAVDLTNHHQPWKPALQSIPEND from the coding sequence atgggaaacTGCATAGGAACGAAGACGTCGTGCTCCGGAGACGAGTGTGAATCATtaaacaagaagagaagaagaagatccactGCCGTGTTtcacgacgacgacgaagacggAGAGAAACTGCTCGGAGAAACAAGCAGCGAGATGTCATCGAGTTCTTCAACGTCTTTTGGAAGAAGGGAGATTAAGATAAGGATGACGAAGAAAGAACTTGAAGATCTCATGAGAAACATTGGTTTGAAGGGTTTGACGGCGGAAGAGATACTTTCTAAGTTAATTTTCGACGGTGGAGATCAAATCGGTTTCTCTGCCGTCGATTTAACTAATCACCACCAGCCGTGGAAACCGGCGTTACAAAGCATACCGGAGAACGATTAA